One Rhizobiales bacterium GAS188 DNA window includes the following coding sequences:
- a CDS encoding diaminopimelate decarboxylase — protein sequence MTIFAYRDGVLHAEQTDLRAVAEAVGTPLYCYGSAGFAEQYLAFSRVFATVPALVCYAMKANSNQAVVATLARLGAGMDVVSEGELRRARAAGVAADRIVFSGVGKTEAEMAYALDQDILCFNVESEPELERLSALAASRGRRARISIRVNPDVDAGTHAKISTGTYANKFGIPIDEAPRVYAEAAKLPGLIISGVDMHIGSQITDLAPFDAAAGRLADLARRLMAEGHRLEHFDVGGGLGVVYEPRSNSRPPEPAAYAETILRHTRDLGLKLIFEHGRLIAANAGILLTKVIYVKRGAGKTFVIVDAAMNDLIRPTLYDAYHDIVPVLEPAAQAERDMVDVVGPVCESGDYLAQGRLMPPLRSGDLLAVMSAGAYGSVQASTYNTRLLVPEVLVKEDRFAVVRPRKSYEELIGLDRLPDWLGGVTP from the coding sequence ATGACCATTTTTGCCTATCGCGACGGCGTCCTGCACGCCGAGCAAACCGATCTGCGCGCCGTCGCCGAGGCCGTGGGCACGCCGCTCTATTGCTATGGGAGCGCTGGCTTCGCTGAGCAGTATCTCGCCTTCTCGCGGGTCTTCGCCACGGTTCCTGCGCTCGTCTGCTATGCCATGAAGGCGAATTCTAACCAGGCCGTCGTGGCGACCCTGGCGCGGCTCGGAGCCGGCATGGATGTGGTGTCGGAAGGCGAATTGCGCCGGGCCCGCGCGGCGGGCGTTGCGGCCGACAGGATCGTATTCTCGGGCGTCGGCAAGACCGAGGCCGAGATGGCCTATGCGCTCGATCAGGACATTTTGTGCTTCAATGTCGAATCCGAGCCTGAGCTCGAGCGTCTGTCGGCGCTTGCCGCATCGCGCGGCCGCAGGGCTCGCATCTCGATCCGCGTCAACCCCGATGTCGACGCCGGGACGCATGCCAAGATCTCGACCGGCACCTATGCCAACAAGTTCGGCATCCCGATCGACGAGGCGCCGCGCGTCTATGCCGAGGCCGCCAAGCTGCCGGGGTTGATCATCTCCGGCGTCGACATGCATATCGGCAGCCAGATCACCGATCTTGCCCCTTTCGACGCGGCGGCCGGACGCCTCGCGGATCTGGCGCGCCGCCTGATGGCGGAGGGCCATCGGCTCGAGCATTTCGATGTGGGCGGCGGCCTCGGCGTCGTCTACGAGCCGCGCAGCAATAGCCGCCCGCCCGAGCCCGCCGCCTATGCGGAGACGATCCTGCGCCATACGCGCGACCTCGGCCTCAAGCTGATCTTCGAGCATGGAAGGCTGATCGCCGCCAATGCCGGCATTCTCCTCACCAAGGTCATCTATGTGAAGCGCGGCGCCGGCAAGACCTTCGTGATCGTCGATGCGGCGATGAACGATCTCATCCGCCCGACCCTCTACGACGCCTATCACGACATCGTGCCCGTCCTCGAGCCTGCAGCGCAGGCCGAGCGCGATATGGTCGACGTGGTCGGGCCGGTCTGCGAGAGCGGCGATTATCTGGCGCAGGGGCGGCTGATGCCGCCGCTGCGTTCCGGCGATCTCCTCGCCGTGATGTCGGCGGGCGCCTATGGGTCGGTGCAGGCCTCGACCTACAATACGCGCCTGCTGGTGCCGGAAGTGCTCGTGAAGGAGGATCGCTTCGCCGTGGTGCGTCCGCGCAAGAGCTATGAA